In Candidatus Gastranaerophilales bacterium, one genomic interval encodes:
- a CDS encoding tetratricopeptide repeat protein, protein MAKYDKAVELNPRDSSVYFKSGNEKIETQDYKGAIEDYTKVIQLKPNNADANVYLNR, encoded by the coding sequence ATGGCAAAATACGACAAAGCTGTTGAGCTAAATCCTAGAGATTCAAGTGTGTATTTTAAGAGTGGTAATGAAAAAATAGAAACCCAAGATTATAAAGGTGCGATTGAGGATTATACTAAAGTTATTCAATTAAAGCCTAATAATGCTGATGCTAATGTATATTTAAATCGATGA
- a CDS encoding tetratricopeptide repeat protein codes for MIKKSKIICTIIFMLFLQGFCAEVHSQDSMTKYNEFVKLNPNDPKAYYDRGFASAQIKDYKNALKDYNKSVELNPNNANTYLNRGIIKSELNDYAGAIEDYNKAIEFKPDDFLAYSYRGIAKAKLNDYENAINDFNKAVELNSKFTMAYVGRGLAKVEIEDNSGALKDFNKALKLNQNINFLYFQRGITRVALKNYKSSINDFNKAVELDSKFAMAYVGRGLAKLKLNDYAGAIKDFDKAIELNSENIDIYSSRGIAKAALRDAKGAIKDFDKVIELNPNKADAYYFRGLEKAKIEDYKNATNDFTKAIELNPNYSDAYAARGFAKADLKDYAGAINDLKHSKNLFLQNGDKKGYIRVIKAIKKFQALNKEIGS; via the coding sequence ATGATAAAAAAATCAAAAATCATATGTACAATTATTTTTATGCTCTTTTTGCAAGGATTTTGTGCAGAAGTTCACAGTCAAGACTCTATGACAAAATATAATGAATTTGTTAAACTAAATCCTAATGACCCTAAAGCCTACTATGATAGAGGCTTTGCAAGTGCACAGATTAAAGATTACAAAAATGCACTAAAAGATTATAACAAATCTGTTGAATTGAATCCTAATAATGCTAATACATATTTGAATAGAGGAATCATAAAGTCTGAACTTAATGATTACGCAGGTGCAATTGAAGATTATAATAAAGCTATTGAATTTAAACCTGATGACTTTTTAGCGTATTCTTATAGAGGAATTGCAAAAGCAAAATTGAATGATTATGAAAATGCTATAAATGATTTTAACAAAGCTGTTGAACTTAATTCTAAGTTTACTATGGCATATGTTGGTAGAGGACTTGCAAAAGTAGAAATAGAAGATAATAGTGGTGCGCTTAAAGATTTTAATAAAGCTCTAAAGTTGAATCAAAACATTAATTTTTTATATTTTCAACGAGGAATTACAAGAGTAGCACTAAAAAATTACAAAAGTTCTATAAATGATTTTAACAAAGCTGTTGAACTTGATTCTAAGTTTGCTATGGCATACGTTGGTAGAGGGCTTGCAAAATTAAAACTTAATGATTACGCAGGTGCGATTAAAGATTTTGATAAAGCTATTGAATTAAATTCTGAAAATATTGATATATATTCTAGTCGTGGAATTGCAAAGGCAGCCCTTAGAGATGCTAAAGGTGCGATTAAGGATTTTGATAAAGTTATTGAATTAAACCCAAATAAGGCTGATGCATATTACTTTAGAGGGCTTGAGAAAGCAAAAATTGAAGATTATAAAAATGCAACTAATGATTTTACTAAAGCTATTGAATTAAATCCTAATTATAGCGATGCTTATGCCGCCAGAGGGTTTGCAAAAGCAGATTTAAAAGACTATGCCGGTGCTATTAACGACCTTAAACATTCTAAAAATTTATTTTTGCAAAATGGCGATAAAAAAGGATATATACGAGTAATTAAGGCAATAAAAAAATTCCAAGCTTTAAATAAGGAAATTGGTTCTTAG